The genomic segment GGGCACAGTTGGCTGTCATAAAAAATAAAAAGATTCTGGCAGCGGTTGTTATCACGCTGTTGTACATCGGCGCTTATTCCACATTGTTTACCTATATTGCGCCTTTCCTGCTAACCCAGGCAGAGCTTTCGGCATCCGAGATTTCCGGGATTCTGTTTCTTGCAGGCATTTGCAGTTTTATGGGGTCAAAAATTGGGGGAGTTATCGCAGATCGCAAGGGGCCGAAATTTACGATTTATGTTGGCCTCTCCCTTCAGGCAAGTATGCTGCTTTTGCTTTCGGTCATGGATGGAGTGATAACTGCCCATATCGTGATCATCATGCTATGGATGCTCGCCACATGGGCAACGTCTCCGGCCCAACAGCTATATCTGGTTACCCAGGTGCCCCGTTCGCCGGATATCGCGCTTAGCATCAATACATCCTTTATTCAATTTGGCTTCGCTTTGGGATCATGGGTTGGGGGACTGGTGATCAGCAACTCCTCTGTGGAGCATCTAGGCTGGTACGGATTTGTTATTGCGTTGCTGTCACTGTTGCTCGCGATCCGTTTGTTTACTCTAAAGAAGGAGCAGCTATCAGCGTAGAAAGATGGCGTATGATGCCTTCCCGTCTCTCTCGGCAGCATTATTTTAGGAAAACGCCCCAAGATCATTCGCGCTACAGAAAAAACAAAGGTTAATCTGCATTGTTTCTTTAAAAATTACCGTAATGGTGTCAAATTCCTTTTTATTCTAAAGAAATTGGTATAATTATGATAAAAAGGAGGGGCACCACTATGGATCGGATTGACGAACAAATCCTCCGCTTATTGCGGGAAAATGCCCGAATCACCAGCTCAGACATCAGCAAGCAGGTTCATTTGTCCGTGCCTGCGGTCTCCGAACGAATACGCAAGCTGGAGGATACAGGACTCATCAAACAGTTCACGGTGAAGCTGGATCGGGAACAGCTAGGGCTTCACCTGATTGCCTTTGTGATGGTGCAAATCGAGAAAACGGAGCATATCGCTGGCTTCCGTGAAACGGTCATGCAGGCAGACTGTGTGCTGGAATGCCATCATATTGCGGGAGCTTACGATTATGTCCTGAAGGTTGCCGTAAAAGGGACGGCCGATCTGGAACGATTCATCTCGGAAACTTTGAAGCAAGTAGAAGGTGTAAGCAAGACGAATACGATGATCGTCCTGTCTTCCATGAAAGAGGAGATGTGAACCTGATGGCGATCTGGAACGGTCTATTATTCGGGATGATGCTTCAGCTATCCGTTGGTCCGGTTTGTCTGGCAGTGTTGCATCGCTCGATGACTCGGCGATTGGGAGAGGCACTCATGATGGTACTGGGAGTTGCACTCGCAGATGCGGTTTATATGGTGGGGGCGATCGGGGGACTATCGCTGCTGTTGCAAATCCAATGGGTCAAACAGATGGTTTTGATAATGGGAGCCCTGATTCTGACTTGGTTTGGGATTCAAACTTTGCGTGCCATAAAGGGCAGAGGAGAACATAAACAAGCACCAGTCCAGCATGCTCCATCGGGTCGAAACAACTTTTGGCAAGGCGTGCTTCTGACGCTCGCGAATCCTCTGACCGTTCTGTTTTGGGCGGGTGTATTTGGCTCACTATTGGCATCTGGCAGTCTTATTCAATCAACGGAGTTGTTCTTGTTTGCTACAGGCTGTCTGTTATCGACTTTATTGTTCCTGGGGCTGGTAGCTTTGTTGGCATCATATTTGGCTCGATTTTTTCGCCCAGGATGGCTCAACGTTTTTCATGGGCTCAGTGGTGTCTTTCTGATTGGGTTTGCGATTGTCCTTTTGCAAAAAGCTGTCTGATGCCGTCATACTGGCATTTTAAAGGAGTTTGGATTGACTGCATCGAATTTTAATAGAATACAAGAATTGCGATAGAAATTAGTGTTTTCCTCCCGTTTGATTTGGGTAATAGATAGGAAGATAGAACCCTTTCTTGTGAAAGTACCTTAGTACAGGGTGTGAGGAGAACCAGTGATGACAACGGATACGTGCTTGAAATGCGGCAGTCCGATGGGCCGGGGAGAGTACAGTTGCCAGGTTTGCGGAGAAAACGAAATACAAGACTACCAGATGATTCGCAATTACGTGAGAACTTATCCGAATTCGAATGCGATGCAAATTGCCAATGCAACAGGGATATCTGTTTCAAAAATATTGCGTTATATAAGAAATGGCTCTTTGACCGTAGTAGACAATCCGTCCCGCAGAGGGCGATCATGAGAAAAAAGAGAAAAGCCCACAAGCAGTCACGAATGCATTTCGTGTAGCTTTGTGAGCTTTTTTTATTTTTGATGCATTTTACAACCAGCGTAGACCTTTTGGATAATGATTTTTGAGTTGCCCCTCTGATTGCTTGCCCCAACCGATGGAGAATCCACCTACAGTAACCAGCGTCCAGCCGCTGTCACCATCACGCGTGAGCGCTTCTCCCTTTAAGTACCGCAACATTTCAGGATCGTCTGCGCTATACGAAGCGACACGGGCTGCCTCCGCACGAGAGAGGGCGAGTGCCAAGGCGTGTGCAGGTTCAAATCTGTTCTTTTTTACGGTTCCTAGGTGCAGACCGACGCGCGCGACCTTGAGCTTGTCCCAATCGAGCTCGGGAGCAGGTGAGTAGTAGAGCTGCTCGCCGAACAAAAGAAAAGCTGATTCATCATCGAATGGTTTGGAGAGCGCCGGGAGTGCTTCGTCCGCGAACGTACGCCACGCTGCCAGGGCTTCTTTTCGACCTGCCGGAGCCGATTTTGCCACACGCTTTTCTTTACGCTTCCCGGAAGGTTCATGAACTTCAGCGTTCTCACTCTTTTGCAGCTTGGCGAGGTAATGACCTTCTCCCTGTAGACGATGCGGCCACAATCTGGCTGTCTGGGTGAGCTGCTCGTTTTGCGGAGAGGCCCACGCGGGTTGGCCAGCAGAAAAGCAATCTGCATGTGGCAGCGAGACGATCTCAAATTCCGGGTGACTATCCAGAAAGTTAACCAGTGATTGCTCATTTTCCAACGGAGCAAATGTGCAGGTGGAGTAGACCAGCGTCCCGCCTGGCTTCAGCATAGCAGCTGCCGCTTCGAGAATATCGCCTTGCATGACATGGCACTCGGTTACTTTTGCAGGGCTCCAGTCTTCGATTGCTTCGGGTAGCTTGCGGAACATCCCTTCGCCAGAGCATGGAGCGTCTACTAAAATTCGGTCAAAAAACTGGGGGAATCGCTCCTGTAGGCGTTCAGGAGTTTCGTTGGTCACGACGGCATTGGTCACGCCGCAGCGCTCCAGATTTTCTGACAAGGCTTTTGCCCGAACAGGATGGATTTCGTTTGCCACAAGCATTCCTTGTCCACGCAAAAACGCTGCAAGCTGCGTCGATTTCCCCCCTGGCGCTGCACACAGGTCGAGGATGCGCTCACCAGGTTGTGCGCCGAGTGCTTCGGCAGCGGACATCGCGCTTGGCTCCTGCAAGTAGTACATGCCAGCGGAGTGAAAAGGATGCTTGCCGGGACGATCCGGCTCTTTGTAGCGAAAACCATTTTCACACCAAGGGACTGCTTCCAGAGCAAACGGCGAGATTTTCAAAAAATCGTCACGACCCACCTTCAACGGATTGACCCGCAAGCCGTGTGTCACAGGCTGATCATACGAGGAAACGAATGCCTCATAATCGTGTCCGAGCAAGGTTTTCATGCGCTCGGTAAATGGTGTTGGTAAATTTTTTGTCATAACAGCCTCCGATGTCAGATTTTGGCCCCATGTGAAAGGAAAAGATAGAATCATGGCGAATCATAGAGAATGAGGTGAGAGCATTATGGAAGGATCCCGTGCAAAACGCTACCGCTCCCGGCGGAGGAATGACTCGGAAGTAAGCCGGTTTTGGATCATGGGGTTGCTGTTCTCACTGCTGGTGCTCGCTTTTGAATTCTTTATCGAAATACCCGCCGATGCAGATTGGCTGATCGATATGGAGATGGCTTTGTTTTCTGCCAGCTTTACGTTGCTTGCCTTTTATCTGCTCGGACTTACCTTTGCCTTTTCACGCCACCAAAAGGCAGGGAAGATCAATCACCAAATCATCATCTATGTATGGTTGGGTGCGATCTTGTTTCACTTGTTCCTGCTCATCAGCAATTTGTCCAATCAGCATGTGTACAAAGCAGGGATCATTCTATTTTTAGGACCATTGTTTTTAACTGTCTACCATTTTATCACGTACTTGGCAGCTTTGCGCGAGGAGCGTGAGGAGCAGGAGGCAGCTACGACAGCTACGCTCGAGCGTACGGCCTACCAGATGATTCTGGAGGGCGGACGTGTATACAGCGAGTTAAGTCGCCTGAAAACAGAATATCCAGAAGTGGAGCAAATGCTTCGTGCCAACGATTTTCACGATAAACTGGAGCGCTATGCTTTGGAAATGCAGCAGTATTTGCAGGCGAAGCATTTTGAGCGTAAAGACGTGGAGCTCTTGGAGGGTCACTATTATTTCTTGGAAAACTTGCTGAGCTTGGCGAAACAACATCCGGGAATAATCGAGTCCCGCGTATATAGCCGCCGAAGTGACAATTGATGGGTACAAAGGAGAGGGAAGCGGATGTTTTGGAAAAAAGACAAAGGCCTGGCAGAAAAAGAGACAGCAGCGACGACAGTGGCAACTCCCGCAACCACAATGGCAGGACAGCAAGACGCTTGGAAACATGAGCTTCGCGGTGTTTACGAACAGATGGGTGCGATCCTCACTTCGAACCAAGCGGTGAATGCCGAATCCGATCAAATGGTGAGATTAGTGGCGAGGATGAAGCGTGTCGTAGATAATATCCAGGCCATTAACGAGCGGGATGATGAATCTGCGAGCCAGTTGGCCGTTCGAGGAGAGCGCCTGACAAACATCTGTAAACAATCGGTAGCGCGTGCAGATGAAGGCAAGAAGGCGATGACGGACGTTGTGGAAGTCATGAGCCTGCTCGACAAAGAATCGGTCCATACGTCCAAGTCCATGAGCCGCTTGGAAGAGCGCTCTTCGGAAATTACGAGTATCGTCAAGGTAATCAGCGACATTGCCAATCAAACCAACCTTCTCGCTTTGAATGCAGCGATAGAAGCTGCCCGTGCGGGTGAACAAGGCCGAGGCTTTGCTGTCGTAGCGGATGAAGTACGGAAGCTAGCTGAGATGACAGCGAACTCGACCAAGACGATTGCAGAATTGATCGGCAAGATTCAGGAAGAAACAAAAGAAGCGTTGTCCAACAGTGAAAAAAGCAGCAGTGCAATCAAAAATGGACTTTCTATCAGCAAGGATGC from the Brevibacillus brevis genome contains:
- a CDS encoding MFS transporter, whose product is MGNKWVVYILALAVFLIGTVEYLISGIIQMVAADLGVTTSSAGLLVTAFALSAAVGAPIVIAATIHLDRKKLLLMMLGIFILSNWLVYVSPSFEMMLVTRMIQGLSGGVATVVAMAVSTRLVEEGNRGRAIGIILMGLSSSLVLGLPVGTFLSEAIGWRLLFIFIGLLSLVPLFVIYKKVRPIKAQEAVTPRAQLAVIKNKKILAAVVITLLYIGAYSTLFTYIAPFLLTQAELSASEISGILFLAGICSFMGSKIGGVIADRKGPKFTIYVGLSLQASMLLLLSVMDGVITAHIVIIMLWMLATWATSPAQQLYLVTQVPRSPDIALSINTSFIQFGFALGSWVGGLVISNSSVEHLGWYGFVIALLSLLLAIRLFTLKKEQLSA
- a CDS encoding Lrp/AsnC family transcriptional regulator, which codes for MDRIDEQILRLLRENARITSSDISKQVHLSVPAVSERIRKLEDTGLIKQFTVKLDREQLGLHLIAFVMVQIEKTEHIAGFRETVMQADCVLECHHIAGAYDYVLKVAVKGTADLERFISETLKQVEGVSKTNTMIVLSSMKEEM
- a CDS encoding LysE family translocator; its protein translation is MAIWNGLLFGMMLQLSVGPVCLAVLHRSMTRRLGEALMMVLGVALADAVYMVGAIGGLSLLLQIQWVKQMVLIMGALILTWFGIQTLRAIKGRGEHKQAPVQHAPSGRNNFWQGVLLTLANPLTVLFWAGVFGSLLASGSLIQSTELFLFATGCLLSTLLFLGLVALLASYLARFFRPGWLNVFHGLSGVFLIGFAIVLLQKAV
- a CDS encoding RsmB/NOP family class I SAM-dependent RNA methyltransferase, which produces MTKNLPTPFTERMKTLLGHDYEAFVSSYDQPVTHGLRVNPLKVGRDDFLKISPFALEAVPWCENGFRYKEPDRPGKHPFHSAGMYYLQEPSAMSAAEALGAQPGERILDLCAAPGGKSTQLAAFLRGQGMLVANEIHPVRAKALSENLERCGVTNAVVTNETPERLQERFPQFFDRILVDAPCSGEGMFRKLPEAIEDWSPAKVTECHVMQGDILEAAAAMLKPGGTLVYSTCTFAPLENEQSLVNFLDSHPEFEIVSLPHADCFSAGQPAWASPQNEQLTQTARLWPHRLQGEGHYLAKLQKSENAEVHEPSGKRKEKRVAKSAPAGRKEALAAWRTFADEALPALSKPFDDESAFLLFGEQLYYSPAPELDWDKLKVARVGLHLGTVKKNRFEPAHALALALSRAEAARVASYSADDPEMLRYLKGEALTRDGDSGWTLVTVGGFSIGWGKQSEGQLKNHYPKGLRWL
- a CDS encoding methyl-accepting chemotaxis protein; translation: MFWKKDKGLAEKETAATTVATPATTMAGQQDAWKHELRGVYEQMGAILTSNQAVNAESDQMVRLVARMKRVVDNIQAINERDDESASQLAVRGERLTNICKQSVARADEGKKAMTDVVEVMSLLDKESVHTSKSMSRLEERSSEITSIVKVISDIANQTNLLALNAAIEAARAGEQGRGFAVVADEVRKLAEMTANSTKTIAELIGKIQEETKEALSNSEKSSSAIKNGLSISKDAAEKTDQIVNAFQALNVEVSGVMEIIAQQKRFADDVSQQVNDAKGLLDELNEGLTKHVRDSNAVEQMLATSVKDVKKLL